The genomic stretch GGCTCAAATCATCAACATTTCTCAACTTGTGTACAAGTTTTTCTAAGCTATGAGCTGTTATTCTAGTGGCAATTCTTGTTTTTGGACTTTCCTTAGCAAGCAATATATCTGACAGTAATTTGTGCAGAGTTATTAAAACATctttctgtttatttttcattaattgattaatcatATTAGAATCATTGCTGGCTAAGCACCCTGGTGCAGAGTACCTTGGATTATTTTCACTGAGGATAAAGAGAAGAAGTATTTATTTCataactgacaatgagtgtgATGGTGTTATAAAACCTTTAAGTGACTGTTTGAATCACTAGTTTAGAATGGTTTCAGGCCTCAGTTGGCACTTTACACAAGATTAAAAGGCAGCTcaacaaataatgaatttatgCAAGTTTAATCTGATGAATTTGTGATACTCAGCTTTTGATACTCACACACCATCTATATCTGGGCCCAATGCTGTCATATTCACTGCAATGTCATTCTGATGACCAGGCAAACGTGGCAAAGTACTTAATATTTTGCCTAACAAGGACTCGGTATTGTGACTTGAAGCTACACAGAGATCCAAAGTCCTATCAACCAGAATAAGAGATACTCCAGTAGTTTTGCCTGTGAGGCGCTGGGAAAATAAATTGCATTAAAATTTCTTAATGATTTAGTATTATAGCATTCaaactgaaaaacaaaacaattgaACGTTGATTATTCGAACTAATGGAGACAGGTACCCATTCGTATAACTGAACTGGAATATTGCActgcgaaaaaaaagtactgaTTTGCTCAAAGTAatataatgtatttatttaaaaccGACCAACATGTCAGTAGTACATTTCCTCTATTGATTGGGACAAATTTGATACTTATTTTTATCTAATTTACAACGTAAGCTCGTTTAtagtaaaatgtaaaattcaaTACCAAATTTTGTTTTGGCACAGTTTTGCCAATTGGTAAAGACTACGAGCAGAAATCAAATGTATGTAAGGCTTAGTCGTACAGATAACCGAACATTTGGATAAACCAAATCATTATTCGGATATTGGACAATTCTGATAACTGACATTTGAATAATCAACGGTTGactgtataattatttcacaatagATATTATTGAAGTCTACATTTGAAATTCACCTTTCGTCTGTCAACAGCAGCCGGTAACTTCTCCAGCTTCTCTGCAACATTCTCACTCAATTGACCACAGTAATAGATATCTTCTCGGAGATTGAAATTGGTAAACATGCTGTGCAAGGAGCTAACAAAGTGATCGATGTTTTCATTGAATTCATCACAATGATCTTCAGTACTAAATGGTGgcattattttccaaaatggAGGAGtcacaaataaattttcattaatagaTGCTATGAAAATTGGGCGGAACATTATGTTGACAACAGGCTCctgtgaataaataaataaattcaaagttTAGGATTTAGAGAGAAATTCAAAGAGTAAgaaatccatcaaatattttctGGTACAAAGATTGATAGTTTCATCAGGAAATTCATTTAGTTCTGCATTCCGTGTACATAATTGGATAAATGGATAAGTTTACCTGATCGAATTCCTCTTCTAATCTTGAGCTCATCCATCTGATTATATCATGTTTGAGACAATCGTAACTGTCAATATCAGCCGACTTAGAATCAGAACTATATTTCAAGACACTGCTGTGTGCAGCACATATGACAGTGCATTCTTGGAATCTGTTCAGATCGATAATTGTTTCTAATGTATGTCGATAGAAATCAGAATTTGCAGAGGTGTATACAAAAACTGCTTTTCTTGCCTTCTCGACTTCAGCGCCCTGAATATATGTAAAAAACAGAATGgcttgtataaaataataagaaaatgcgaaatatttaattaacaacttaaataaaaatacaagcTACCAAATctgtgtgaaaaatgattttttcatcactattttaaaaaaatatcagaattaAACTAGCAAAAATCTTACTCGGAAGTTGTCCATCAATAACTCACGAACAGCAATTACTCCAGCATATTTCAATTGCTTAATTGTATTGTCACCTGTGTACCAATGTAAGCATTCCACCGCTGCTTTATCGATATAAAAAACAGCATTGTTGACATGTTGGAAAACATCCTTCCAACAATTGTCCGTAAAATATTTAACTTTGTTATCCATTTgaagagacgaaaaatttcgcgaGCCTAGGTATTACTATGGACAGTTTTAACAGTTGTATCTTCTTCTATATAATTCACAGCACCTTCCTTTCGCTGTTTGTCTCCTGAAAATAAACATACAAAATAACTAATGACACGTATCGCTGacgatatttcttttcttaccTACCATTCATGTCAGCATGACAAAACGTTAGCAGACGACAGCGTGATCTAGCCTGACACCTCGGGTTGTTTTGGGAATTGGGAATCCCTAGGAGGGTGTTGAATAATTCAGGTTCCGAACCAGAGGGTCTCAACTGATTCCAGTTCCGAACAATCTTTGAATATCACTTTCTGGTTCTTAAACGTGACCGAATCCCCTAGGCGGACACGGAGTCACAGGGAAGTATCCGCTGCCCTGCGTGCCTCGGCATTCGATAAATTTGCGCGACGAGTCTTTCGGtttcgatgaaatttaatGCTCTACATTCTAGGTGAATCTCTAGCACAGCAGTTTGTTTGAAGCATCAGACATCTAccacagaaataaaattttaccctAATTGATGGAACAACCCATTCTATGTTCAACGATTTAACTTTGAATTGAGGCGATGCCCATGCCGTTAACTTTCAAATAACTCCCTACTCTTTAGGGTACATCATTAttgtgcatacatacatacataccgaCGTTTTCGCAGTTCGCACGACTACTGCGAGAATTTTATCAGATTTGTCATTACACGTTATTAAGTGACGGGAACGTACACATAGGTATGCGTGTCGCAGGTTTTTACTTGTGTAAGCATACACGATGCACCGACATgacacatacacatacatgacatatatatatatcggaCACACTCGGCTGTCAACCAGCCGCAGCCCATACGGAGTGACTGGCTCTGGACTGCGTATTAAAAAAGTGATACAGACCCTGTGTATGGATTTGTGTCGgcagttgaatattttctgttGCATATATAAATAAAGAGGCTAATTAACAAGTGTAATTAATGCCTTTTCATTTAATAATGCATTCAGAAATGGAAGAATACGAGGCGGACGTGTCCGTGGTGGACGTGTACGATATCGCTTCGGAAATTGGAAAggagtgtgaaaaattgatagatGTTTTCGGGGCGGATTCTGTAACTAGTCTTATGCCAAAAGTCATCAACGCGTTAGAGCTCTTGGAACGATTAGCGACTAAAAATGAACGTGAAAATACTACTGTTCAAGAACTCAGATCCAAGATTTCACAGTTGGagaatgataaaattgaaaaggcAGAGGATAGGCAAAGATTTGAAAAGGTTAGTCTTTTgaattgaagtgaaaaaaaattattgttgacAATTATTATCTTGAAAGATTCAGTAGTATACCTTGGATCattattttccttctttcataaactaatatatatatatatatatatatatatatatatatatatatatgtgtgtgtatatatgtatatacatgtagaATCAGAACTATAATTAAATGATGCCTCAATGAAGTGTCCTTCATCAACCaattaaatattaaacaaTTGGACATGTTATCCATGTAAACGTACAGTTTACAAAGAACTATTTGGattccaaaaataaatttacaacatttttGTGTAGCAATCGAACTATTCAAACAATTAGTCACTTGAAGATATGCGTGTCGAGTTATCATTAAAcagttatcaatttttaaattgtaacAACTCAatgcattattttattaaaagtgGTACAGTATGTATTGCAATTATTAACAGGAATTGGAACAAATCGAGGATCATTGGCGACAAGAATCGCGAGACTTGGTGGGTATGGTAACTAGACTACAAGACGAAAATCGCCGGCTAGCTACAGCCTTGCAAGAATCGCGTAGCGACAGTGAGGACAGCGGTAAACAAAGTACTAACCCCCTCCCTGTTTGTCTAATTGTGGAAGTAACACTGCATGTCACCAATTAGCAATGTAACATGAAAgcttgtatgaaaaatattcactttATGTACCTACTTTCATATTTGGTTTCAGCATTCACTGCTAGTCAAGAGGTAGATGTTGCGGTACTGCAACGTTTAAGAACCATGATCGATCAACAAAGGGACCAAATTCGAGCTAGGGATAGAGAACTGTCTCAAAAAActttggaaattgaaaatgtaagTTCACTAGCTATAAAATTTGACCGTActacttgaaaaataatttacagaGGAAAACTAAGACTTGATGAATGAATCGAAGTGGTCTGGAAGAGAAAGAATTGCTATGCCAAAAAGATTAATAAAGTCAGAGTATCAGaagttttagtttttttgccaatttcaATTGGAAACTACAATAAATAAGTCAAAATATTATCATGCTGCAATACCTATACTTAACATAAttgattgatattttcaaactcaatatattttttgtgaaatccaGTTAAGTGGTCAAGTTGAAAAACTAGGCGTTGTGGGCCGAGAATTAAGACGTAAACAGCGTCAGGCACAAATGCAAGCTAGAGGGCTTGTTGAAGAACGAGCAGATTTTCTTGCCCAACTTCAAGACCAGAATCGAGAACTAATTAATCTTCGAGCACGTCTTGGTCTAGCTAGAAAGGAAAATGAGGACCTAACAAAGTGCCAGCCAGCTCCTGATTTTGCTAACAAAGCAGTATACGATTTGGATGACCCAGACCGGCCTAGATTTACCACTGCTGAACTCAAAGAAATCTTACATGAAAGGAATGAACTAAAAGCTAGAGTTTCCGACATGGAGGATGAGCTTGAACTCTACCGCCCTAAGCCTGAGACGTACGTCGAGATGTTAACGCTATCTAGCACAGCAcgtatattttgtataaaaagtttACGTCAGCAAAAATTAACAGTCTAactttcggtttttttttttttattaatacgTACATCGACCTctacttttcattttatttacttttttaaaaatatatattaattggTAATTCAAAATCTAGGTACTtcgcattgaaaattttacagataGTACCTAGCTTATAGTACTGATGTACAGGACATACTCGACACAACTGTTTAGTATCTTAATGTAGACAGTATTTTTTACAGCTAACCATAGCCAAATTATTATGgtcatattatattattttcaactacTCCAGGACCTTGAGTTGTGCAAGCCCGTATaggtaattttaatttaaatgaagtttattttttatttttattttgttattttatgtGTTTCATCTCctgtattatttcatttattatgaACAgtgttcgttatttttcatttgagtCATTCACTTTATCTcgtggaattttatttttgctgaACATAACAATGCCATAAGCAATGATGTGAAACGTATCAGTTTATCCAGTTACTATTACATACTGTGATATTGATGTTTGGTTGCTGATAATACAGATTACAAGAATAATGTACCGTAATGAAAATGGAATTCGGTATGACATTATGAGATATTAATTTCAGACTGGTCAAATAATAAACGATCATTATCATTTTGCTGTTAGCTTTCCTCATGCAATACTTCTAACTACACATAGTATATGTTcttgattatattattttctaattttgtgAGAGCAATTTACTCATTTGGAGTTAGAGGTTTGCTTTACCATTGATACTCTGCAACTCCTTAGTAAAATGTTTGCACAAACTTTCTGATATCCAGTCACTTTTGTTATTAGTTAGGCCAATAGTTTACCAATAAAAAGTGGATACTAAAATCCGTACCATAGATGGTATGATTTTCTTTCCAgtattaaaattatgtatacattaGACCTGTCCTTAAGGAgggcaaaatcgaattttaatggtCTTACCCCCCAAAttggttcgaaataattaaaacaaaatgtccgaatttttaaaaaattttccctccaTATTTACCCACGCCTAGGAAGCCTTActtttcccataagaaaagcATTGGTTTTTTGGGATTTTTAATAGTTTTATGACCACCGCCGTAATTATCAgctaaaaaattgcaaattctcagaaaatgtTGAGAGTTGTGTTACCTTTTTGTCCAATTCTTTGGAATTCGATACAAGCATTTTTGGGCTAGATCGATCACATCTTTATTCTCTAAAAACGCGGAAAAGAGTCGATCGATCTAGCCCAAAAATGCTTGTATTGAATCCAAAAAATTGGATAACAAGGTAACATAACTGTCAacattttctgagaatttgcgattttttaaCTAATAATTACGGCAGCAgtaaaaaaacgattaaaaataccaaaaaaccaatgcttttcttatgggaaaatGTAAGGCTTCCTAGGCGTGGGTAAATAtggagggaaaattttttaaaaatttggacatttttttttgaattatttcgaaccaaTTTGGGGGGTAAGaccattaaaattcgattttgcccTTCTTAAGGACAGGtctagtatacatatattaaacCATATTCAATTCAACTTAATTCAGCTTGCGGcttttatcaaatttaacaGTATGTTCTTGGGCATTAGAACCGAAATGAGTTATCAGTTTTTTGGATACAgcttataattaattttgtgAAATGTTCTGCAAAAATCAGATTCGCATTAATCCTCATATAATTTGAACAacatgaaaaaatgtcaattccTACTATTTGAAGTTAAAACAAACAGTAATGAGTTGTTTCAAATGCAGCAAGTCGTTGTTTATCATTTGAATTTGCACGCTTTTCAACCGCATGGCTGTTTGATTTGACCTACACTTACTACATGTGCACACCAATCTTGAGGCAGTGGGCAACCCGCGATTCCATTTAGTAAAGGACAGAATTACATCGCTACTTCTCCTGCCACAGTGACTAATGTTACTCCGTAAGATTGCTCCTCAGCTATGCTAATCTAATATTAAACTATAACTCAggctatattttttttaccgaaatgCTTCCTTTACATTGAATTTTATATCCTCATAAACCAATTTGATTGATACGTGAGATTGTTTTATCAAAGTAGTGTTTGTTTATATTAGCCCCGAAGATGACAAAGATGCACCAGTACAAGGACCATTACCCTTCGAGCCAGATGATGCACCTTGGAAAAAGTCATCAGAATCTGGGATTCGCAAATTGTAAGCATGTTACATAGGAAGAAGTTTatcaatataaaataaatttcaaaaacggGCATttacccaattttttcaatgcatgCGTTAATCTTTTATAAGTATACTAACTACCATTTCTTTCTAGCTTccgcaaaatattttctgaaagCAGTGGCAGTTTTTTAGGCAGTAGCAGCCCAAGGAGAAGTCTTTCTAGTCTCTCCAAAATGGCATTGTCTGGCAATGGTGCAAGTGATACATCGATTTAAACAGTCAATCATTAATGGTACTGAGTATGCAAAATGGTATTTGAACTTCGTGATGTACAACTCATTATTAGACGAACTTCTTATGATATTAAATAACGAGATTCATACTATCAAATGTCGAAAATCTGTTGATAATCTTTTAATTTAAATAGTCGTAATTGATTGAAATCGCATTTATCTTGCTGTTTGTATATACTATAACTGttatttcaagtttcattttttttatcgttcgaAATGAGAAGTCTAATatctttcgaaaattgaatgatgTATATTTATCTCAACTGAATAGAAAATACGagttaaaatatattattatactagAAGTGCTGTTATGAAGTATGTATATTAACCATCAGCATTAAACACATATCTGTgcttgaaaattcaattcaacattCCGGAAAAAGTCTAGTGAATTAGGACATTAACATAAAAGTAATTATTCATCTTTAATGATATCAAACAAAGCTTCCTTTTACGAGTTTACAGAAATTgcaatgtcgaaaaaaatattttactacatCAACACTAAGTAgacttatttttattattgattttgaCAGCACCCTCATTTAGATATGTGTGTGTGACACACATACACATTTAAAAACATATCAAATCTCTTAATTCATATTTACCAAAACTCCTATGTACATATGCCCTACCAAAAAATACATTGTACTTGTGAATTGATAGTATCGAACGTTAAACAGAAGTCCATTACAATGTATTCATAGAAATGTTAAGTACATATTAAGAACACAGGATCCACGTAAAAAATAGGTAGTATAATTTCGAATTTATCGTACAGGGGTAGAAGACCAATAAAGCATCCTACATTTTTTGGTTTTATAAACTTTATAGCAATCGTATCCAAATTATAACACATGAAAAAAGATTACATGCTCAAGCTTAGAATAACTCAGTCACTGATGAAATTTAATGaagtaaatttgtttttgaaagGTGTAATACCTAGTATCATATAGTCTATGGCAAACTGCAGTTAGTGATACAACAGTGATTAATCATTATTGTCATCAGCCCGAAAATGATGCTGAATGTATAACTCGGGAATCTTAAATTTAAAACATATTGGTAATAATGAAGACCAATTGTTTTTACATGCTTGCATGAGATTGTTCCACTAATCTGGTTGCACTTAAATTGTCTAGCTTATCACTTTACATTGACTCACGGTCTTTCTAATATTGGCGACtactgatatatatatatatacacatacatatatctatcTACAATCATTATCTACTTGATTTTACTTGATTAATCGAAAGAAAACCATTGAGGAAAACGCTCTCGGAATCCGCAACTTGCTCGATTCTATCAGAATTCGACCGTTGATGAAATCCTACCGTTTTGACAACTTTTTCTCGTAATTCAGTTAATCGATAAAAActtaattacaaaatattgcatttgatgaaaaattcttttgttAATCCAcgacgatttttcagaaaatgtgaacgaatttaatcaaattttatgaTCTATCCTAAGTTTCAAAAAGAATGTTCTTTTAGTAAAAATCAGAGAAGGCAGAATTCCAAGAGTAATCGTATATTGCTGAAATGACCGTAATCCGAATTGTATAAAGACttccttgaaaaattattaagaaTATAACAAACTCCTTTGCAGAGTAATTCTTATTCTGATAAACAACTTTGAATAGCAATATACACATGATTACGTTTTTCTGcataaattttgtattaaaaatttagcAGTGCTGcgttttcaacatttattgTACTATAGAGTGCCAaaatgaacattactgtagGATTGAACcaataaaagttttaaaaaaattaacaatacgCAATATATAGATTTATGTGTCTAAAACTGCTTGCCAGTATTCTTCAACGACACTCCAATAAGTTAATGCAGCATTACAGGTAGCAAACTAGTAGTATGGAAGGCAATTATTGAAGACTAATCGTGAACAATTTTAGTACATATCgatttatacataatattggTATCTATAACGCCAACGATAAGCTGGTACTGAAGAATATATTGATTTGATGAGTGCTACTGTATCCGCTTGACATTATAACCAACAGTTGACACGATAGTAGTGCTGAAGTAATAAAAAGGCTTTACAATATAGCTCGGGTGATCTGGTAAAAAAgatagttttaaaaaaaaagggatgacgtgcttcttttttttttaattacaagtTGGTATGTTAACTACTTATTACAAGTGCAATACAGACTTAATCTCACTTTTGACGCATACATTTTATATCAAGTCTTATGGATGAGTAAAGTCAAGTAACTGGACAAGATTACCAATTACTTGATGCAAAACTTACAATTACTTAAACTGATAACTATCGACTGGCAGTATGTGAGGATGTATGGGCATTTCCATGTCACTGGAGTAACTTTTTATAACTTCTCGTTTTTCTATTAAGTCATTGTAATCACCCCAAAACTGAAAACTTGAGTTTTCATAAGATCTTCATGTTTTGAAGTCTAGAGATTCTACTCCAATCATTTTCAGACGAAAATCTGTGTGGGTGGTTGTATGTACGTAGAATGTCCCTTATTTCAGATGTCGAcgaattttaagaaaaaagatCAGTAAAGTTTCAAGCCACTATATCAATAAGAACATGTGCCTCCATAAGTAGATGCAAAGAAATTCTGGTGaataagattttttggtcaatatcaaattgtttaaattaaaaaattccagcaataaaataaaaatgataccttaagaatgaatgaatggaTACGAATGAGAACTGGTACCATAACATTTTTTCTAAggtcagatttgcaaaattgatatttggcgcattcaatattcaatgtgttgggaaaaaagaaatttaggattttgttgaaaattcgtACTCAAAGGTTTTttgggtcactgattacgaattttaCTTTGGGCTTCCAAAATTTGAACTAAcgattattgttgttattattgttattatttcagtacgaatgagtttgaaaatgaaCAGTTCAAAGCTTGACTCATGGTCAGCCCAAACCTGCTTGTTTCAATAAtgcattgaaaaaactttcaaacttACTTTCAAACAAATACTTTTGGATGAAGctgaatataaatatgaatgcAACATTCTTTAATTCAATGCGAGGCTCGAGACATTAcagtgaaaaagaaatgaattattcatgtATCTTAATCTGAGAGTTCTACCTAAAACATGTCTAAATTATATCAAAACTACCT from Neodiprion virginianus isolate iyNeoVirg1 chromosome 3, iyNeoVirg1.1, whole genome shotgun sequence encodes the following:
- the LOC124300263 gene encoding sec1 family domain-containing protein 2-like; translated protein: MDNKVKYFTDNCWKDVFQHVNNAVFYIDKAAVECLHWYTGDNTIKQLKYAGVIAVRELLMDNFRGAEVEKARKAVFVYTSANSDFYRHTLETIIDLNRFQECTVICAAHSSVLKYSSDSKSADIDSYDCLKHDIIRWMSSRLEEEFDQEPVVNIMFRPIFIASINENLFVTPPFWKIMPPFSTEDHCDEFNENIDHFVSSLHSMFTNFNLREDIYYCGQLSENVAEKLEKLPAAVDRRKRLTGKTTGVSLILVDRTLDLCVASSHNTESLLGKILSTLPRLPGHQNDIAVNMTALGPDIDGVENNPRYSAPGCLASNDSNMINQLMKNKQKDVLITLHKLLSDILLAKESPKTRIATRITAHSLEKLVHKLRNVDDLSLILDSSKKLQQILAVIQALKSNKTSQIELIISLEKLILQNLAVSRDSSSILTQLSNIIKTRATRGLSIENLLGLLVYIYALAGTEIHFLEQQEKQLEEALAEAIYEDGKHDDKLTPASDSPMMNLSSELFGKRILTEGTSTQIANDIMVKLHRIAEMRKSLQKYKSLMLKPSPQEMAQCIGILQQLVMDLLDPDRPEIPDLQCKTFSRITAGFNLLLKGRTKQHPLDNDYVIIYVLGGVVAEEIKIVQDMIVSKKPSSQVIIAGSRLLSPCDVTNHILLKHSGSK
- the LOC124300267 gene encoding RILP-like protein homolog isoform X6 gives rise to the protein MPFHLIMHSEMEEYEADVSVVDVYDIASEIGKECEKLIDVFGADSVTSLMPKVINALELLERLATKNERENTTVQELRSKISQLENDKIEKAEDRQRFEKELEQIEDHWRQESRDLVGMVTRLQDENRRLATALQESRSDSEDSGKQTFTASQEVDVAVLQRLRTMIDQQRDQIRARDRELSQKTLEIENLSGQVEKLGVVGRELRRKQRQAQMQARGLVEERADFLAQLQDQNRELINLRARLGLARKENEDLTKCQPAPDFANKAVYDLDDPDRPRFTTAELKEILHERNELKARVSDMEDELELYRPKPETYVEMLTLSSTARIFSPKMTKMHQYKDHYPSSQMMHLGKSHQNLGFANSSAKYFLKAVAVF
- the LOC124300267 gene encoding RILP-like protein homolog isoform X5, with protein sequence MPFHLIMHSEMEEYEADVSVVDVYDIASEIGKECEKLIDVFGADSVTSLMPKVINALELLERLATKNERENTTVQELRSKISQLENDKIEKAEDRQRFEKELEQIEDHWRQESRDLVGMVTRLQDENRRLATALQESRSDSEDSGKQTFTASQEVDVAVLQRLRTMIDQQRDQIRARDRELSQKTLEIENLSGQVEKLGVVGRELRRKQRQAQMQARGLVEERADFLAQLQDQNRELINLRARLGLARKENEDLTKCQPAPDFANKAVYDLDDPDRPRFTTAELKEILHERNELKARVSDMEDELELYRPKPETPEDDKDAPVQGPLPFEPDDAPWKKSSESGIRKFFRKIFSESSGSFLGSSSPRRSLSSLSKMALSGNGASDTSI
- the LOC124300267 gene encoding RILP-like protein homolog isoform X4, producing the protein MPFHLIMHSEMEEYEADVSVVDVYDIASEIGKECEKLIDVFGADSVTSLMPKVINALELLERLATKNERENTTVQELRSKISQLENDKIEKAEDRQRFEKELEQIEDHWRQESRDLVGMVTRLQDENRRLATALQESRSDSEDSGKQTFTASQEVDVAVLQRLRTMIDQQRDQIRARDRELSQKTLEIENLSGQVEKLGVVGRELRRKQRQAQMQARGLVEERADFLAQLQDQNRELINLRARLGLARKENEDLTKCQPAPDFANKAVYDLDDPDRPRFTTAELKEILHERNELKARVSDMEDELELYRPKPETTLSCASPYSPEDDKDAPVQGPLPFEPDDAPWKKSSESGIRKFFRKIFSESSGSFLGSSSPRRSLSSLSKMALSGNGASDTSI
- the LOC124300267 gene encoding RILP-like protein homolog isoform X1 — encoded protein: MPFHLIMHSEMEEYEADVSVVDVYDIASEIGKECEKLIDVFGADSVTSLMPKVINALELLERLATKNERENTTVQELRSKISQLENDKIEKAEDRQRFEKELEQIEDHWRQESRDLVGMVTRLQDENRRLATALQESRSDSEDSGKQTFTASQEVDVAVLQRLRTMIDQQRDQIRARDRELSQKTLEIENLSGQVEKLGVVGRELRRKQRQAQMQARGLVEERADFLAQLQDQNRELINLRARLGLARKENEDLTKCQPAPDFANKAVYDLDDPDRPRFTTAELKEILHERNELKARVSDMEDELELYRPKPETTLSCASPYSGQPAIPFSKGQNYIATSPATVTNVTPPEDDKDAPVQGPLPFEPDDAPWKKSSESGIRKFFRKIFSESSGSFLGSSSPRRSLSSLSKMALSGNGASDTSI
- the LOC124300267 gene encoding RILP-like protein homolog isoform X3, translating into MPFHLIMHSEMEEYEADVSVVDVYDIASEIGKECEKLIDVFGADSVTSLMPKVINALELLERLATKNERENTTVQELRSKISQLENDKIEKAEDRQRFEKELEQIEDHWRQESRDLVGMVTRLQDENRRLATALQESRSDSEDSGKQTFTASQEVDVAVLQRLRTMIDQQRDQIRARDRELSQKTLEIENLSGQVEKLGVVGRELRRKQRQAQMQARGLVEERADFLAQLQDQNRELINLRARLGLARKENEDLTKCQPAPDFANKAVYDLDDPDRPRFTTAELKEILHERNELKARVSDMEDELELYRPKPETGQPAIPFSKGQNYIATSPATVTNVTPPEDDKDAPVQGPLPFEPDDAPWKKSSESGIRKFFRKIFSESSGSFLGSSSPRRSLSSLSKMALSGNGASDTSI
- the LOC124300267 gene encoding RILP-like protein homolog isoform X2 → MPFHLIMHSEMEEYEADVSVVDVYDIASEIGKECEKLIDVFGADSVTSLMPKVINALELLERLATKNERENTTVQELRSKISQLENDKIEKAEDRQRFEKELEQIEDHWRQESRDLVGMVTRLQDENRRLATALQESRSDSEDSAFTASQEVDVAVLQRLRTMIDQQRDQIRARDRELSQKTLEIENLSGQVEKLGVVGRELRRKQRQAQMQARGLVEERADFLAQLQDQNRELINLRARLGLARKENEDLTKCQPAPDFANKAVYDLDDPDRPRFTTAELKEILHERNELKARVSDMEDELELYRPKPETTLSCASPYSGQPAIPFSKGQNYIATSPATVTNVTPPEDDKDAPVQGPLPFEPDDAPWKKSSESGIRKFFRKIFSESSGSFLGSSSPRRSLSSLSKMALSGNGASDTSI
- the LOC124300267 gene encoding RILP-like protein homolog isoform X7, which translates into the protein MPFHLIMHSEMEEYEADVSVVDVYDIASEIGKECEKLIDVFGADSVTSLMPKVINALELLERLATKNERENTTVQELRSKISQLENDKIEKAEDRQRFEKELEQIEDHWRQESRDLVGMVTRLQDENRRLATALQESRSDSEDSGKQTFTASQEVDVAVLQRLRTMIDQQRDQIRARDRELSQKTLEIENLSGQVEKLGVVGRELRRKQRQAQMQARGLVEERADFLAQLQDQNRELINLRARLGLARKENEDLTKCQPAPDFANKAVYDLDDPDRPRFTTAELKEILHERNELKARVSDMEDELELYRPKPETTLSCASPYSGQPAIPFSKGQNYIATSPATVTNVTPVCLY
- the LOC124300267 gene encoding RILP-like protein homolog isoform X8, which gives rise to MPFHLIMHSEMEEYEADVSVVDVYDIASEIGKECEKLIDVFGADSVTSLMPKVINALELLERLATKNERENTTVQELRSKISQLENDKIEKAEDRQRFEKELEQIEDHWRQESRDLVGMVTRLQDENRRLATALQESRSDSEDSGKQTFTASQEVDVAVLQRLRTMIDQQRDQIRARDRELSQKTLEIENLSGQVEKLGVVGRELRRKQRQAQMQARGLVEERADFLAQLQDQNRELINLRARLGLARKENEDLTKCQPAPDFANKAVYDLDDPDRPRFTTAELKEILHERNELKARVSDMEDELELYRPKPETGQPAIPFSKGQNYIATSPATVTNVTPVCLY